A window from Dama dama isolate Ldn47 chromosome 11, ASM3311817v1, whole genome shotgun sequence encodes these proteins:
- the SEMA4C gene encoding semaphorin-4C isoform X2, translated as MLTFTLERSEFEDGKGKCPYDPAKGHTGLLVDGELYSATLNNFLGTEPVILRNMGPHHAMKTEYLAFWLNEPHFVGSAYVPESVGSYTGDDDKVYFFFSERAVEYDCYAEQVVARVARVCKGDVGGARTLQRKWTTFLKARLVCSAPDWQLYFNRLQALYTLQDASWHNTTFFGVFRARWGDMDLSAVCEYQLEEIQKVFEGPYKEYHEQAQKWGRYTDPVPTPRPGSCINNWHRRHGYTSSLELPDNILNFIKKHPLMEEQVRPRWGRPLLVKKNANLTHLVADRVSGLDGATYTVLFIGTGDGWLLKAVSLGPWVHLIEELQLFDQEPVESLVLSRSKKLLFAGSRSQLVQLPPADCMKYRSCADCVLARDPYCAWNTNSSRCVAVGGHSGSLLIQHVTVSDTSNICNFRGSKKVRLTPKNITVVAGTDLVLPCRLSSNLAHARWTFGGRDLPAEQPGSFLYDARLQALVVMAAQPRHAGAYHCFSEEQGARLAAEGYLVAVVAGPSVTLEARAPLENLGLVWLAVVALGAVCLVLLLLVLSLRRRLREELEKGAKAAERTLVYPLELPKEPTSPPFRPGPETDEKLWDPVGYYYSDGSLKIVPGHARCQPGGGPPSPPPGIPGQPLPSPTRLHLGGGRNSNANGYVRLQLGGEDRGGLGHPLPELADELRRKLQQRQPLPDSNPEESSV; from the exons ATGCTCACCTTCACCCTGGAGCGGAGCGAGTTTGAGGATGGCAAGGGCAAGTGCCCCTATGACCCGGCCAAGGGCCACACAGGCCTCCTTGTGG ATGGTGAGCTGTACTCGGCCACGCTCAACAATTTCCTGGGCACGGAGCCAGTCATCCTGCGGAACATGGGACCCCATCACGCCATGAAGACGGAGTACCTGGCCTTCTGGCTCAACG AACCTCATTTTGTGGGCTCCGCCTACGTCCCGGAGAGCGTGGGCAGCTACACGGGGGACGACGACAAGGTGTACTTCTTCTTCAGCGAGCGCGCAGTGGAATATGACTGCTATGCCGAGCAGGTGGTGGCCCGCGTGGCCCGCGTCTGCAAG GGCGACGTGGGGGGCGCGCGGACGCTGCAGAGGAAGTGGACCACGTTTCTGAAGGCACGGCTGGTGTGCTCCGCGCCCGACTGGCAGCTCTACTTCAACCGGCTGCAGGCGCTGTACACGCTGCAGGACGCCTCCTGGCACAACACCACCTTCTTCGGAGTTTTCCGGGCGCGGTG GGGCGACATGGACCTGTCGGCTGTCTGCGAGTACCAGCTGGAGGAGATCCAGAAGGTGTTCGAGGGGCCCTACAAGGAGTACCACGAGCAGGCCCAGAAGTGGGGCCGCTACACGGACCCTGTCCCGACCCCGCGGCCCGGCTCG tgCATCAACAACTGGCACCGACGCCACGGCTACACCAGTTCCCTGGAGCTGCCCGACAACATCCTCAACTTCATCAAGAAGCACCCCCTGATGGAGGAGCAGGTGAGGCCTCGATGGGGCCGCCCCCTGCTGGTGAAGAAGAATGCCAACCTCACCCACCTGGTGGCCGACCGGGTCTCGGGGCTTGACGGGGCCACCTACACGGTGCTGTTCATCGGCACAG GAGACGGCTGGCTGCTCAAGGCCGTGAgcctggggccctgggttcacCTGATCGAGGAGCTGCAGCTGTTTGACCAGGAGCCTGTGGAGAGCCTGGTCCTGTCCCGGAGCAAG AAGCTGCTCTTCGCGGGCTCCCGCTCCCAGCTGGTGCAGCTGCCCCCAGCCGACTGCATGAAGTACCGCTCCTGTGCTGACTGTGTGCTCGCCCGGGACCCCTACTGTGCCTGGAACACCAACAGCAGCCGCTGCGTGGCCGTGGGCGGTCACTCCGG GTCCCTGCTGATCCAGCACGTGACGGTCTCGGATACCTCGAACATCTGTAATTTCCGGGGCAGTAAGAAAG TCAGGCTCACGCCCAAAAACATTACGGTGGTGGCGGGCACAGACCTGGTGCTGCCTTGCCGTCTCTCCTCCAACCTCGCCCACGCCCGCTGGACCTTCGGGGGCCGTGACCTGCCCGCGGAGCAGCCTGGCTCCTTCCTCTACGATGCCCGGCTGCAGGCCCtggtggtgatggctgcccaACCCCGCCACGCAGGCGCCTACCACTGCTTCTCGGAGGAGCAAGGGGCCCGGCTGGCTGCCGAAGGCTACCTCGTGGCCGTGGTGGCGGGCCCATCGGTGACGCTGGAGGCCCGGGCCCCGCTGGAGAACCTGGGGCTGGTGTGGCTGGCTGTGGTGGCCCTGGGCGCCGTCtgcctggtgctgctgctgctggttctGTCCCTGCGCCGGCGGCTGCGCGAGGAGCTGGAGAAAGGTGCCAAGGCGGCCGAGAGGACCCTGGTGTACCCGCTGGAGCTGCCCAAGGAGCCCACCAGCCCCCCCTTCCGGCCCGGCCCCGAGACGGACGAGAAGCTCTGGGACCCTGTGGGCTACTACTACTCAGACGGCTCCCTCAAGATCGTGCCTGGCCACGCCCGGTGCCAGCCCGGCGGTGGGCCCCCCTCGCCGCCCCCCGGCATCCCCGgccagcccctgccttctccgACGCGGCTCCACCTGGGAGGTGGCCGGAACTCCAACGCCAACGGCTACGTGCGTCTCCAGCTGGGAGGGGAGGACCGGGGCGGCCTCGGGCATCCTCTGCCCGAGCTCGCGGACGAACTGAGGCGTAAACTGCAGCAGCGCCAGCCGCTGCCGGACTCCAACCCCGAGGAGTCCTCCGTATGA
- the SEMA4C gene encoding semaphorin-4C isoform X1: MAPHWAVCLLVVELWGLGLGAEVWWNLVPRKTVSSGELATVVRRFSQTGIQDFLTLTLTEQTGLLYVGAREALFAFSVEALELQGVISWEAPAEKKAECIQKGKSNQTECFNFIRFLQPYNTSHLYTCGTYAFQPKCTYIDMLTFTLERSEFEDGKGKCPYDPAKGHTGLLVDGELYSATLNNFLGTEPVILRNMGPHHAMKTEYLAFWLNEPHFVGSAYVPESVGSYTGDDDKVYFFFSERAVEYDCYAEQVVARVARVCKGDVGGARTLQRKWTTFLKARLVCSAPDWQLYFNRLQALYTLQDASWHNTTFFGVFRARWGDMDLSAVCEYQLEEIQKVFEGPYKEYHEQAQKWGRYTDPVPTPRPGSCINNWHRRHGYTSSLELPDNILNFIKKHPLMEEQVRPRWGRPLLVKKNANLTHLVADRVSGLDGATYTVLFIGTGDGWLLKAVSLGPWVHLIEELQLFDQEPVESLVLSRSKKLLFAGSRSQLVQLPPADCMKYRSCADCVLARDPYCAWNTNSSRCVAVGGHSGSLLIQHVTVSDTSNICNFRGSKKVRLTPKNITVVAGTDLVLPCRLSSNLAHARWTFGGRDLPAEQPGSFLYDARLQALVVMAAQPRHAGAYHCFSEEQGARLAAEGYLVAVVAGPSVTLEARAPLENLGLVWLAVVALGAVCLVLLLLVLSLRRRLREELEKGAKAAERTLVYPLELPKEPTSPPFRPGPETDEKLWDPVGYYYSDGSLKIVPGHARCQPGGGPPSPPPGIPGQPLPSPTRLHLGGGRNSNANGYVRLQLGGEDRGGLGHPLPELADELRRKLQQRQPLPDSNPEESSV, translated from the exons ATGGCCCCACACTGGGCCGTCTGTCTGCTGGTAGTGGAGCTGTGGGGCCTGGGCCTTGGGGCTGAGGTGTGGTGGAACCTGGTACCCCGGAAGACGGTATCTTCTGGGG AGCTAGCCACGGTGGTGCGGCGCTTCTCCCAGACGGGCATCCAGGActtcctgaccctgaccctgaccgaGCAGACTGGGCTCCTGTACGTCGGGGCCCGGGAGGCCCTGTTTGCCTTCAGTGTGGAGGCTCTGGAGCTGCAAGGAGTG ATCTCATGGGAGGCGCCAGCtgagaagaaggctgagtgtaTCCAGAAAGGGAAGAGTAACCAG ACGGAGTGTTTCAACTTCATCCGCTTCCTACAGCCATATAACACATCCCACCTGTACACGTGCGGTACCTATGCCTTCCAGCCCAAGTGCACCTACATT GACATGCTCACCTTCACCCTGGAGCGGAGCGAGTTTGAGGATGGCAAGGGCAAGTGCCCCTATGACCCGGCCAAGGGCCACACAGGCCTCCTTGTGG ATGGTGAGCTGTACTCGGCCACGCTCAACAATTTCCTGGGCACGGAGCCAGTCATCCTGCGGAACATGGGACCCCATCACGCCATGAAGACGGAGTACCTGGCCTTCTGGCTCAACG AACCTCATTTTGTGGGCTCCGCCTACGTCCCGGAGAGCGTGGGCAGCTACACGGGGGACGACGACAAGGTGTACTTCTTCTTCAGCGAGCGCGCAGTGGAATATGACTGCTATGCCGAGCAGGTGGTGGCCCGCGTGGCCCGCGTCTGCAAG GGCGACGTGGGGGGCGCGCGGACGCTGCAGAGGAAGTGGACCACGTTTCTGAAGGCACGGCTGGTGTGCTCCGCGCCCGACTGGCAGCTCTACTTCAACCGGCTGCAGGCGCTGTACACGCTGCAGGACGCCTCCTGGCACAACACCACCTTCTTCGGAGTTTTCCGGGCGCGGTG GGGCGACATGGACCTGTCGGCTGTCTGCGAGTACCAGCTGGAGGAGATCCAGAAGGTGTTCGAGGGGCCCTACAAGGAGTACCACGAGCAGGCCCAGAAGTGGGGCCGCTACACGGACCCTGTCCCGACCCCGCGGCCCGGCTCG tgCATCAACAACTGGCACCGACGCCACGGCTACACCAGTTCCCTGGAGCTGCCCGACAACATCCTCAACTTCATCAAGAAGCACCCCCTGATGGAGGAGCAGGTGAGGCCTCGATGGGGCCGCCCCCTGCTGGTGAAGAAGAATGCCAACCTCACCCACCTGGTGGCCGACCGGGTCTCGGGGCTTGACGGGGCCACCTACACGGTGCTGTTCATCGGCACAG GAGACGGCTGGCTGCTCAAGGCCGTGAgcctggggccctgggttcacCTGATCGAGGAGCTGCAGCTGTTTGACCAGGAGCCTGTGGAGAGCCTGGTCCTGTCCCGGAGCAAG AAGCTGCTCTTCGCGGGCTCCCGCTCCCAGCTGGTGCAGCTGCCCCCAGCCGACTGCATGAAGTACCGCTCCTGTGCTGACTGTGTGCTCGCCCGGGACCCCTACTGTGCCTGGAACACCAACAGCAGCCGCTGCGTGGCCGTGGGCGGTCACTCCGG GTCCCTGCTGATCCAGCACGTGACGGTCTCGGATACCTCGAACATCTGTAATTTCCGGGGCAGTAAGAAAG TCAGGCTCACGCCCAAAAACATTACGGTGGTGGCGGGCACAGACCTGGTGCTGCCTTGCCGTCTCTCCTCCAACCTCGCCCACGCCCGCTGGACCTTCGGGGGCCGTGACCTGCCCGCGGAGCAGCCTGGCTCCTTCCTCTACGATGCCCGGCTGCAGGCCCtggtggtgatggctgcccaACCCCGCCACGCAGGCGCCTACCACTGCTTCTCGGAGGAGCAAGGGGCCCGGCTGGCTGCCGAAGGCTACCTCGTGGCCGTGGTGGCGGGCCCATCGGTGACGCTGGAGGCCCGGGCCCCGCTGGAGAACCTGGGGCTGGTGTGGCTGGCTGTGGTGGCCCTGGGCGCCGTCtgcctggtgctgctgctgctggttctGTCCCTGCGCCGGCGGCTGCGCGAGGAGCTGGAGAAAGGTGCCAAGGCGGCCGAGAGGACCCTGGTGTACCCGCTGGAGCTGCCCAAGGAGCCCACCAGCCCCCCCTTCCGGCCCGGCCCCGAGACGGACGAGAAGCTCTGGGACCCTGTGGGCTACTACTACTCAGACGGCTCCCTCAAGATCGTGCCTGGCCACGCCCGGTGCCAGCCCGGCGGTGGGCCCCCCTCGCCGCCCCCCGGCATCCCCGgccagcccctgccttctccgACGCGGCTCCACCTGGGAGGTGGCCGGAACTCCAACGCCAACGGCTACGTGCGTCTCCAGCTGGGAGGGGAGGACCGGGGCGGCCTCGGGCATCCTCTGCCCGAGCTCGCGGACGAACTGAGGCGTAAACTGCAGCAGCGCCAGCCGCTGCCGGACTCCAACCCCGAGGAGTCCTCCGTATGA